Below is a genomic region from Streptomyces sp. RPA4-2.
GTCCGGACTCATGAGATCCCTTGCTGACGCAGTTCCTTGGCCAGTTGGTACAGGCCCGCCAGGTCCATTCCCTCGGCGAGCAACGGGAGCTCGTGCAGCGGCAGGCCCTGTTCCGTGAGGACGGCCCGCTGCTCGCGCTCCAGGGTGTGCCGCTCGGCATACTCCTCGGCCTGCTCCAGGAGGGGGCCGACGAGCCGCTCGGCGTTCCCGCCGCGGCGGGCGCCGCCGAGTCCGGCGGCGGAGAGCGACTTGGCGACGGCACTGCGCGCCACGGCGCCCGTGAGCTCCAGGTCGGCGTCGTCGAGGAGCGCGGGCCGCACCATGTTCATGATGATCCGCCCGACCGGCAGCTTCGCCGTCCGCAGCTCGGCGATACCGTCCGCGGTCTCCTGGACGGGCATCTCCTCGAGCAGCGTCACCAAGTGCACCTCCGTCTCAGGTGACTTGAGGACGCGCATCACGGCCTGTGCCTGATTGTGTATCGGGCCGATCTTGGCGAGCCCCGCGACCTCGTTGTTGACGTTCAGGAACCGCGTGATCCGCCCGGTGGGCGGCGCGTCCATGATGACGTAGTCGTAGGCGAACCGCCCGCTCTTGTCCTTCCTGCGCACGGCTTCGCACGCCTTCCCGGTGAGGAGGACGTCTCGGACGCCGGGCGCGATGGTGGTCGCGAAGTCGATGGCGCCGAGCTTCTTCAGGGCCCGTCCGGCGCTCCCCAGTTTGTAGAACATCTGGAGGTAGTCCAGAAGGGCCAGTTCGGGGTCTATGGCGAGGGCGTACACCTCCCCGCCCCCCGGAGCGACGGCGATCTTCCGCTCCTCGTAGGGCAGCGCTTCTGTCTCGAAGAGCTGCGCGATGCCCTGTCTGCCCTCGACCTCGACGAGGAGAGTGCGCTTGCCCTCTGTAGCGAGGGCGAGCGCGAGGGCCGCGGCTACCGTGGTCTTGCCGGTACCGCCCTTGCCGCTGACGACCTGGAGCCTGCTCACGTCTTCGAGCCTAACCAGTCCGCCGCCGGAGTACGCAGGAGGCTGTGGACAACGTGCGCGCGAGGCCCTCCGCGGCAACGGCTACAGTCGCCCACATGACCAAGTGGGAATACGCAACCGTGCCGCTGCTCGTCCATGCCACGAAGCAGATTCTGGACACCTGGGGCGAGGACGGCTGGGAGCTTGTCCAGGTCGTGCCCGGACCGAACAACCCCGAGCAACTGGTGGCCTACCTGAAGCGTGAGAGGTCGGCATGAGCGGCGCCGTCGAGTCGAAGCTCGCGGAGCTCGGGCTGACCCTGCCGGACGTCGTCCCGCCGCTGGCCGCGTACCAGCCGGCCGTGCGGTCTGGTGTGTACGTCTACACGTCCGGCCAGCTTCCGATGGTGGACGGGAAGCTTCCGGTGACCGGCAAGGTGGGCGCGGAGGTCACGGCCGAGGAGGCCAAGGACCTGGCCCGCATCTGCGCGCTGAACGCGCTGGCCGCGGTGAAGTCGGTCGCGGGCGACCTGGACCGTGTCGCGCGGGTCGTGAAGGTCGTCGGCTTCGTGGCCTCGGCCTCCGACTTCATCGGGCAGCCCGGTGTCGTGAACGGTGCCAGTGAACTGCTCGGCGCGGTTCTCGGCGACAAGGGTGTGCACGCTCGCAGTGCCGTCGGGGTGGCGGTGCTGCCGCTGGACGCGCCGGTGGAGGTCGAGATCCAGGTGGAGCTGACAGAGGCGTAGGCCCTCCGGGCGGACGGGGCGGGTTGTGCCCCGGGCCCAGGGTTCCTCGCCCCCGTCCTGTCCTGTCCCGTCCCTGGGGCTCCGCCCCGGACCCCGCCAAGGGGCTGCGCCCCCTGGACCCCCGCTTTGCCCGAAGGGCTCGTCCTCAAACGCCGGACGGGCTGATGGTGCCGGCCTGGGCTGCGGATTTTCAGCCCGTCCGGCGTTTGACGACAAGGCCCTTAAGGCCGACCGGGGGTCTGGGGGCGGAGCCCCCAGAACGGACGGGTCGGGTAGGGGCGGCGGGGGCGAGGAAACTCCCCGTCGGCCCGGTGCTGGCCCTTGATCGACTCGGGCCCCTCGAACATTCGCCCGGCTCGGGATAGCCTCCGGCCATGGCGAATGGGCAGTGGTATCCACCGGAATGGCCCGAACGGATCCGCGCGCTCGCGGAGGGCACGCTGACACCGGTGCCCCCCAGGCGGGCCGCCACCGTCATGCTGCTCAAGGACACCGACGCCACCCCCGTGGTGCACATGCTGCGCAGACGCACCACCATGGCCTTCGCCGGAGGCGCGTACGCGTATCCGGGCGGCGGCGTGGACCCCCGCGACGACGATCACCAGATCCGCTGGGCGGGCCCCACGCGCGCGTGGTGGGCCGACAGGCTCGGAGTCGACGAGACGTCCGCCCAGGCCGTCGTCTGCGCCGCGGTCCGCGAGACGTACGAGGAGGCCGGCGTCCTCCTGGCGGGCCCCACCCCTGACTCGGTGGTCGGCGACACCACCGGCGACGAGTGGGAGGCGGACCGCACGGCCCTGGTCGCCCGCGACCTCTCCTTCGCCGAGTTCCTCGACCGCAGGGGCCTGGTCCTCAGATCCGACCTCCTGGGCGTCTGGACGCGCTGGATCACCCCGGAGTTCGAGACCCGCCGCTACGACACCTGGTTCTTCGTGGCCGCCCTCCCGGACGGGCAGCGCACCCGCAACGCCTCCACGGAGGCCGACCGCACCGTGTGGATCCGCCCCGCGGACGCCGCGGACGGATACGACAAGGGCGAACTCCTGATGATGCCGCCCACCGTCGCGACCCTGCGCCAGCTCATCCCGTACGACAGCGCGGCCGACGTGCTCGCCGCCGCGCCCGCCCGCGATCTGACGCCCGTCCTGGCCAGGGCCCGCCTGGAGAACGGCGAAGTGGTCCTCGCCTGGCCCGGGCACGACGAGTTCACCAAGCACGTCCCCACCGGGGGAGCCACGGCATGACCGACGCCGCCGCCCTCCCCGGCCAGCCGCGAGGCGGGACCCTCTCCGGCCCCGCCACCCCGCGCGCCGTGAACGTGCTGGCCCCCAACGCGTCCGCGATGACCCTGGACGGCACCAACACCTGGATCGTCTCGGAGCCGGACTCCGAGCTCGCGGTGGTGATCGACCCCGGACCGCTGGACGACG
It encodes:
- a CDS encoding DUF4177 domain-containing protein, producing MTKWEYATVPLLVHATKQILDTWGEDGWELVQVVPGPNNPEQLVAYLKRERSA
- a CDS encoding RidA family protein, which codes for MSGAVESKLAELGLTLPDVVPPLAAYQPAVRSGVYVYTSGQLPMVDGKLPVTGKVGAEVTAEEAKDLARICALNALAAVKSVAGDLDRVARVVKVVGFVASASDFIGQPGVVNGASELLGAVLGDKGVHARSAVGVAVLPLDAPVEVEIQVELTEA
- a CDS encoding NUDIX domain-containing protein, whose translation is MANGQWYPPEWPERIRALAEGTLTPVPPRRAATVMLLKDTDATPVVHMLRRRTTMAFAGGAYAYPGGGVDPRDDDHQIRWAGPTRAWWADRLGVDETSAQAVVCAAVRETYEEAGVLLAGPTPDSVVGDTTGDEWEADRTALVARDLSFAEFLDRRGLVLRSDLLGVWTRWITPEFETRRYDTWFFVAALPDGQRTRNASTEADRTVWIRPADAADGYDKGELLMMPPTVATLRQLIPYDSAADVLAAAPARDLTPVLARARLENGEVVLAWPGHDEFTKHVPTGGATA
- a CDS encoding ArsA-related P-loop ATPase; translation: MSRLQVVSGKGGTGKTTVAAALALALATEGKRTLLVEVEGRQGIAQLFETEALPYEERKIAVAPGGGEVYALAIDPELALLDYLQMFYKLGSAGRALKKLGAIDFATTIAPGVRDVLLTGKACEAVRRKDKSGRFAYDYVIMDAPPTGRITRFLNVNNEVAGLAKIGPIHNQAQAVMRVLKSPETEVHLVTLLEEMPVQETADGIAELRTAKLPVGRIIMNMVRPALLDDADLELTGAVARSAVAKSLSAAGLGGARRGGNAERLVGPLLEQAEEYAERHTLEREQRAVLTEQGLPLHELPLLAEGMDLAGLYQLAKELRQQGIS